Part of the Cydia fagiglandana chromosome 26, ilCydFagi1.1, whole genome shotgun sequence genome, tggatgtggtctatggtactatagccttttcggaaaccggcttgttcgggaggctggaagtcatcaagtctgtgttcgagacggttcgtgatgacccttgaaaacagcttatagacatggctcagaagcgtgatgggtctgtagttcttcaataggttgttatcaccttttttgaagaacagcaccatctcgcctctattccatgtttcaggcgttatgccctcggacaagacggaattaaagagcttctggaggactttaagtaccggtgttccacccgctctcagaagctctgaagtgattccgtctttgcccggcgccttgttgttctaaagctgcttcagggccatcctaatctcgtacagactgatgtccgggatatcttcggtataatgtcgggacagcttggctcttggatctcctaccaagctgtcaacgggctttgcgatcgaagtgtataactgtccatagaacctctcgatctcacctaaaacctccgctttgctcgacgctatgctgccatcttcccgtttcaactttgtcagctggctttgcccaatagacttgtcctttgcgaacactttgaagccttggtttcgctcaatagtctctttaatacggttagtattaaagagacgcagatcatgtcgcaaggacttagatatacgtctattgagctgcctatatgactccgcgtcatcgggagactgcaactgtagcgagcgtcgttcagccatgaggtttaaggtttgctcggtcaatttctgaggtctatctttacggcggggtctaaaaaacttagaccctactgtgtggacagtttccactagcccgtcgttgatttcgtccactgaagccaagttctctaggcaagcaaagcggttagagagctcgagttgaaagctttcggggttttgaacataggctcgagtaggtcggagcgtagacttcatcaggctggacctttcaagtttaatattgatattcagtgtgcctcttacgattcggtgatcactaccggtctttaccctgttgatcacagagacatcactgaatatccgtttcttgtcggtcatgatgaagtctatctcgtttctcgtggaaccgtcaggactcatccaggtccatttcctgtgaggcggcttctggaagaaagagttcatcaTGAAGAGTTCATCTCTCTCCAGAAAGTCGGCCAGCCTCTGACCCCTAGGGTTCCGTTGCCCATACCCAAATTGCCCCACTCTCAATATAATACATAGTTGTGTGCAAAAATCAgtaaaatacctaatttaactatttttctaCGACAAGTTCAGGGTGCCTAGCTAAGCTGTCAATCGTTTGCTCTTTAGCTCCTCTAGTcactctctatcactcttccatattagtgcgacataGATAGATGCGTTTCGTTCGGTTCGGtataaacgattggcatcttggctacgcacccAGATACGTCAACGCAATTGTTTTAAATCAACGGAAAATATTCACTCGCTTTCCTATTTTCAGATAATTAAAAGAACTAATTCGGTATCAGTTAGAAGGTCcgaaccatactgttctaccttagGGATTGCTAGGGGGCGCCATAAGACTTCAATAAGAAGTGCaatatacttggaaaattttgacctatgccgctgtggcccggtggccgaaaggcacaggcacctgccgcgatattcattcattcattcattcatatattTATTGCATCCATGGTAAGTACACAGGTGTTACATAGGTAATAGTCGTTTCACATGGGCCCTGGTAGGACACGGCAATATTCTTAAATCTAAGGATtgagtttgtatgtatgtaggtaccattAACAATGTctaatttcattttaaattaataaatagttgTAAACATTATGTAATTTTTAGGAACGTCAATaggaaattatcaaattatatgtcaataaaaataataagattaaatattcatgcttaaaaaaaaaatgttaggtacagtttatgtcaaaatatcaataggtatataatgttaatttaaaactaatttataTAATTCAAAATTGAGTCATGTCTAATAAATATACTAAACtacataataattacatttCATCTTCCAAAAAGTCATTCAGATTGTAATAGCATTTATTGATTAAGAAGTCCTTCAACTGCCTATTGAATAGCGTGTCTGATGTTTGCATTTTAAGGTCGTCGctgattttattgtaaattttgatTGCCATCATGTTTGGGCTTGATTTATGTAGCTTTAGTACAGAACTTATGGGTGGCGCCAGGTTATTCTTAAATCTACTTTCGAAACGTCGAGGACGGTCGGCAATTTTTGGGAAGAATTCCGGGTATTTCCTGACGAACTTGCAGATTTCTAAAATATAAATTGATGTCAACgtcaaaattttgtatttaataaagtaAGGTCTGCAATTGTCGGAGTATGTAGTATTGGCTAGTATTCGTACACACTGTTTTTGGAGGACAAATATATCGTTTATGTCAGTACTGTTTCCCCAAAGAATTATCCCATAATTGAGCCATGAGGAAGCATAGGCATAGTAGGCAGTCAAAGCGCATTGAAAGTTGGTAGATTTTTTTAGTTCTCTAATGACATATATAAAGCTAGACattttgtttttgattttatttagatGTGATTTCCAGTTAATATGAGAATCTATATCTATTCCAAGAAGGGTAAAAGCGTCTACACACTCTAGGGTTTGTCCATTGAATGATATATTTATATCTAATGCGTCTTTTTGATAAGGCCTGAACtgtataatttttgtttttgtaaaatttatGTCTAAGTTGTGGTCAGTGAGCCAGTCTGTTAGTTTGGTCAATGTATTATGAATGTCACTTTGGAGGTTTTGATCATTTTTGCATGACATTAACACAGAAATATCATCCGCAAAAAGTACGCACAAGTCATTCAGGATCATTGGGAGAttgtttatataaattaaaaataataaacagccGATACAGCTTCCTTGGGGAATTGAGTGTTCGACTACTTGAACCTCCGATCTTACGTAGCTGATCATACCTGTTTTATTGTCATTGTGTTGTATCTCGACATATTGTTTTCGGTTATCTAAATAAGACGTATatcagaggacgctggttcgattccagcctgggccactggaggccttggtcactttttcttggTATATGACGTTTATTTCAGTGTAAAATAAATCTACATATTACTGTTTCTTCGATACTGTTcacattaaatatatattttatattttttcagcGAGTCGCCGTCGCCGCCGTCGTAAGGGTTAGAATAAATAGCTACGTACCCTCTCCACTTACATCGTTATGAAACTACTTTATGAAATAAACTCAACTTGAAATAtaattaatcttttttttacgtTCCTTCCATATAATATAAGGTTAGGAGCCCGATTCAAATTATCATTTTGATACAGTTTTGACgttattttgatacgacattGTGGTgtctcctctagctgtcactgccaacgtcGTGCGATATTAatgtaacagatggcgttagggagctagaaCGCAATTAGTAAGAGACCTACATCGCGTTTACGGAGTTTTAAATGTCAGTTGCTATATTTATaacttccgaccaactctcaGCGGACTTCGGTCCTCAGAcataacacccgcctggagagagtactctctattgcctctctacctttctacaacattaaagattgCATGCTAATTGATGCATGCGAAGTGAAGTGAAATGAAAGTAGTGCTTGAGATGCGAGCCAATCACCAAGACGTTCGTcacggtcgtatcaaaaccaattGGTAAtgataacaaattgttaaatctaCCTATGACATTTTAacctaacatttattttaaacacaGTTTTAtaacgtacagtcgccatcagatatatcggagcagctaaggcgctcacaaatatctgaacacgcctctattgtcaaggcgctagagtgcgtgttcagatattgtggacaccttggccgctccgatatatctgatggcgactgtacgtattATAATGACagttgaagcgctggtggcctagggtaagagcgtgtgacttgcaatccggaggtcgcgggttcaaaccccggctcgtaccaatgaggttttcggaatttatgtacatgattattatatttaccagtcgcttttcgatgaaggaaaacatcgtgaggaaaccggactaatcccagtaaggcctagtttcctctctgggttggaaggttagaTGGCAGTAGCTTTCGTAAAAAGTAGTATCTACGTcaattcctgggattagttgccaagcggaccccaggctcccatgaaccgtggcaaaatgccgggataccgcgaggaagaagatgtaTGTTTAAACAATTGTAGTACGTTATCATCATTGTGAAACGGTTGTATAATGTCGATAAGTCATTTCATTGCCGTTcataaataagtaataactcAATATCGCGAGACTAATGTCTACAAGGTTTACATTAACACCTACCGAGTTGAGGAGCGACAGCAGACACATAATAGTAcagtaatagttattttacagtacatattatgctactttaccgccctagagCGGTAATTAGCACAAagagccatatgtactgtaaaacgttgtataaTACACGTCGAAAAGTTAATTCGCATTCGTTCGCATTCCTATTTTTCGCGCTTGTATCGTAATAGTACTTtacaatacaagtgcgaaaaggaGGAAATTCGCAAAGAGcggcgaattttaaaacacggctGAAGGCAAATTACCTTTCGCACGTATCTGCAACCATTGTAGTCGAAGAGTATAAAAAGACAATGTAGTTACAAATAGGTACAGTCCAGACCAGGCCTATGAAACTCTCCGCGCGACTTTGAATTTATACCTAAGCGACGCGCACCTCAGAAGGTGCAAAAGCCAGTAGGCTGTCACACGCTAGAGCGAAAGGGAGGCAGATAAcgtttttggatttttccatCTCGGCAAAGGCGCCCacagattaacagtccgccggacggtatcggcctttcagttgttcggaactgtcaaaattttgttctaactgacaggccgataccgtccggtggactgttaatcagtggccccTTAAATGGTTACCTTTTGCGAATGCTTCTAACTATGGTTCTGCATGCCGAAATTTACCCTAGGGACTAGATAATCACGTTGATGTGACACCCCTGTAGTTGCAGCCAGGAGGCTACGGTAACTTCTTGCCATCAAGCGAGCCTCACGTGCCTACTTTctcaatagtttttttaattctttttactcaaactatttttttgtcggctgtattattattaattggAAAATTGCAAACTTCTGATTTCCACCACGAACATTATTGAATTCTCGATAATTTAAATTAGGTAGTTTCATTTGGAAACTCAAAGGCGGCCAAGATGTTTATATTATTACtatgtaagtaatttaaattctgTTAAACTGTTCCATTTCTTGGCAGAttttaatagggtatttgactactagtcaaatcagtttcttttttcgaactgtcaaaactatTTTGCTACTCCATTTATAtcaaacactagcatgtgacgttacaatcaaattacctactctttacaGTTTTAATACGAGTTTTAAAATAGAACTTTGTCTAAAAGTAACTGCTATCTACGTCTCTCTATTAATCttttggtgctttatttcatgcatagtgtaaaataatttattttaaatacaatcaAATACCCTActgttgagccatttagggttcaaGCTAATTTGGTTCTCAATACTAACGGTATGAATGTCCAATGTAAAGTAGACCCTAATTGCTCAACAATTAAAGTTCGTGTTTGTACATCTTTAGACTCTAGCATGGACCGACTTAAATGTAAAGTAATAAGAACTTGTATATAAGATTTATAGAATAAATAAGAGAAGCTAATAGGGCAAGATAAACACTTGTAGGAGttgtagacatagacatagacatagaaaaactttatttaacatcACATACATCACATTAATTGTAGGGAAAATAACAGAGATAGAGATACCTATCTACTTAAAGATATTAAACACTAAATTAAgtaatctaaatctaaattacctactaaaaataaacccaatgcataaaaaaataactttaaaatacctagagttagaccaagataggTCCGTAAAGATTTTGATGTTGTCGTTTTAAatgacaaacttctatgaaattatgacgtttaataaAATTACACTGGCAGCAGTGCCAGTGTAATTAATTAGCACACTGCACACGcaggtgtgctatcaaaatgtTTGCAGACTTGAACCGTAGAAGGACTCTCTTGCCACGAGTAAAATAAACTCCGTTTCTCATACACCTCATGACTAATccgtttgttatttttttttgacatttagactTGGCTCTTATCGCTAATTCAGAAATCAGAGTACAAGCCGAATCAACAACTTCGAATGATACGCATGTCAAAAATATCAGAGAGCTAGTAACAACTGGAAAAAATGAAATACGAACAGACAAGCAGAATATACAGATAAATCATAATAATTCTGATGTTACACTATCATTTAATGAAAACACAACAGCATTAATAAAAGATTTGAAGGCAACAGTTGAGAAATTAGTAGCACATTTAGAAAAACCAAAACCCAAACCCAAAGAGTCACCCCGGCGAGTTTTTCATAATGGTATTTATGATTTTTTCCCACAATTTCCTAGAAAAAAAAGAAGTATAGAAAATACGACAGACGCTGTAACTAATAGCAATACAATACCGGTTGAAGTTAAAATGGACAAAGCAAGTGATGTTGAAAATGTTACTGAAGCAATAATAGCAAAAGAGAATAAAACTGAGGTTGCAAATGATTACTATGATTGGCTGAATAACGATCCGAATAATACTACCGAGGTTAGTAATACTACCGAAACAAGTGGCAGAAGAAGCTTCAATTCAGACATGGAAATAGCTAAAGTTGTACGAACAAGACTACTATCATATGTGCACGAACATATAAGCGATACTATGAATAAAATCGATTCATTGAAAAACGTTAAGAATACTTACGGCACAAATAACATTTTTAACATAGGCTACATAATGGCGAACGTTGATCTAATAGagaaaaacttgaaaaaattgAAAGAAGGTATAAATGACAATAACACAGCATGGGCCGAGGCACATATTTTAGACGTTTTCGATAAAGTTAAATATACCAATACCGTAATGACTAGTCTAATGTCTGCTTTGAAATCGATTTTTAATGCAACACCAAATAATGGAGTTATTGAAAACGCACAAGGTCTAATGTATGGTTGATAGACAAATCCAAATATCGTCATAAAGGCGTGTCCAGACGAGGACAATTTTTCGGCATTCTGAGTCCGCACCACCTAATTTGATCGGCcgatttaatcagattggctaAATATTGTCCCCGCCTGGACAGGCCTTTCACCGTTCAAGTAAGAAGATATATCATCTActtattagatatatttaaattaaatgaaacaatatatttttaacttatttgttttatttctaacTAGAATACATCACACGGCATAAAAAGcaacaattataattttaacaaatataGAAAATCCGACCACATACTTATATCATAACAAATAGAAAATGGGAATATGTAATGAATACCgaagtaaaaatattaatatataacgattaaaaaaatatccctGCCGCCGTTACTTACGGGTTGAAGGCTTGACCGCATGAagctgatttttagggttccgtacctaaaaaggaaaaaacggaacccttataggatcatactcgtgcgtctgtctgtctgtccgtctgtaacagcctattttctcggaaactactgaaccaattaagttgaaatttggtacacatatgtaaataagtgacccaaagatggacatgtttttttataattttaaaatacataggttcgaagttatttaagaaaatagctaaaaaacgaccattccccccctttatctacgaaactactgggtctaaaattttgaataaaatacacaaaatagttctttacctgtagatgacaggaaaacctattagaaatgtgcagtcaagcgtgagtcggacttatgtatggaaccctagaaacgcgagtccgacttgcacttggccggttttttttattgttgcttaacttacgtaagtaaaaatactaaaaataagcctaattagtaattagtttaagtacctacatgtttAAATCACTGGGACTTGTAAGATAAAAGTCTGCGGTCAGAAAAATTTTGCttaaactattaaaaaataagcctCTTTACAACAGTCGTCTCTTAAAATTAGATAtaaagccaagcgcgcaccacgattttttgtcgcgcgataatttagtcgcagaaatgtaacgtatgggtttatatggcggtgcgcgcatatgcgacaaaaaaatcgcagcgattttaaaattgtgatttgttacatttttccgcgacagcgcgcgacgcgattgtcgcaaacgcaaagtgaattgcagcatacgaagctgtatggccccgcgcgcactgcgataataaaatcgcagccgggatctcagtcggcatttcgctctccaagcgtcaacatatcggaacctgcttctccaatggagttacaagatgagacgctagatgttgaccgtttaattatagaaatagaaggagatcacctttgtggtataaatactcagtcatacagcgattgcatattgtttcacgacaagtgactggtacgacatccatgtcgagaatgaacaaatcgtcgactttttcatcgcagtgcgcgcactgaattttctgcgataaattacagcgcgattctaaaatcgtgtcgcaaaaattaaaatcgcggtgcgcgcttggcgtaaTATATTTAgtctataaatataaatatagctggtcaagcaaaccttgtcagtaaaaaaaggcgcgaaattcaaattttctatgggacgatatcccttcgcgcctacatttttcaaatttgccgcctttttctactgacaagatctgcttgaccaagtatatattacACATTGTAGGTAAATGCTTTTGTAACAAtcaacaagttttttttttcattggttttttttaaagtatattaGCGGAATTAAACACTAGGTATTCCCATGTTTTCTAATTAAATAATAGCccaataatagtacctactatatAAATCTTATATATAATTTGAGCACGATTCTTATATCTAACAgtacaataagataagataagaaagATAATAGGTGCTTGTACTTCTTTGTTattcataaatttaaatagTAAACTGAAAAAGATGTCGTATAGAGTCATAGCGCAAGATTCCGTCTAtgctctagttttcgtccacttgacgggtaaataatatacatatttcattattaatttGATACTTGCGAGATATTAAAATTGTGTCAAGTTGATGAAAACTAGGGTAGTAACCCTACCTATTAAAGAAAACGTGACGACGCCGCCCAGGTGCTGATGGCTGGATTCGAACCTACCGTGTACCTATTGTATATCCCATCTTAGAAACTTAGCCGTCATTGATCATTtcaagtctgtatctttaggcatttaaataaaaataaacactttgtacattttcgggtagttataacatttattggttaaccgaccaattacaaaaccgcctggatccagtggcggatttgcagtctttgccgccctaggccccaggccctgtagcctttcaaggcacccataatattgactacattttgagttatttcttgttaccaccagcgaattttttgtcacaatttgccgcccctatatatcttgccgccctaggcccgggcctattgtgccttagggcaaatccgccactgcctggatcagtcactaaacgacctgactttaacctaccttatttgatcgtgtaatgttttcatctaccctcaactggcttaaggagccatttgtgggtagattttgtttacttttcttttaatacctaaagataaaTAGTATAAGGGCGAGCAGTACGTGCTTGCACCTCCTATACCAATCCAATCCCTTACTTACAGGATTACGATAGGTATTATAGCGAGAGAGATTGGTGCTGCCATCTATTCACATaaatttaagagcccttcaacgtgcacactagcgccacagctaaataatcgtgattatttaaatttaatgaaggatattgaaaaaagggggccgctacgtactgtattgtgtatttacgtaccttttgaatacatgaaactagtttttatgttgctggtttcgtcgatctaggaacttaaaacaaaaaagggccgttttaactttggacgcatatagattgacaaatccagcaacataaaaactagtttgatgtattcaaaaggtacttaaatacacaatacagtacgtagcggcccccttttttcaatatccttcgttaaatttaaataatcacgattatttagctgtggcgctagtgtgcacgttgaagggctcttaaaaagTATATGCGACCAGTCTATCTGAAACGTCACacttagtttttgaagtttGCTATAAAATATATCTTGTACACATTAtggtatatatttaatatattactaCACTCTGTTGGCTTGCGATTTTCTCATTGGCTGCAGGATGCTGTCCAATACAACGGTTGCTGGATTTACATTGCTGCACCTTTTGAACAAAAATTAACTGTTATAATAGTGTCATGATTGATTTATGTATGTTATGTTTACATTCAAGGCCAGTCCAGACGGGAATAATTTTAAGCCAACCTGATTAAATCATCCGATcgaatcaggccgcgtagccaagatgccgatcgcttacgctctgtagcgatcgaaacgcaac contains:
- the LOC134677441 gene encoding uncharacterized protein LOC134677441, yielding MFILLLYLALIANSEIRVQAESTTSNDTHVKNIRELVTTGKNEIRTDKQNIQINHNNSDVTLSFNENTTALIKDLKATVEKLVAHLEKPKPKPKESPRRVFHNGIYDFFPQFPRKKRSIENTTDAVTNSNTIPVEVKMDKASDVENVTEAIIAKENKTEVANDYYDWLNNDPNNTTEVSNTTETSGRRSFNSDMEIAKVVRTRLLSYVHEHISDTMNKIDSLKNVKNTYGTNNIFNIGYIMANVDLIEKNLKKLKEGINDNNTAWAEAHILDVFDKVKYTNTVMTSLMSALKSIFNATPNNGVIENAQGLMYG